One genomic segment of Occultella kanbiaonis includes these proteins:
- a CDS encoding ParB/RepB/Spo0J family partition protein, with amino-acid sequence MSERRRGLGRGLGALIPTAPPSGSGGPGRPVDVFFPDSRGAATAVATPPEPVVDPTTSPQSPAAPSPNDPPVASVSDSVDSEAAGSASELESSLGTDERPVDSSEPVTGPVGKTSEGADRATEAPAPQPAFDDGDLQPVPGARFAELPLDAIRPNASQPRQVFDEDELEELSGSIREVGVLQPVVVRPSGYDVEGRPTYELIMGERRWRASRLAGNDTVPAIIRDTAQDDMLRDALLENLHRAQLNPLEEAAAYQQLLDDFGCTHDQLATKIARSRPQISNTLRLLKLPPLVQRRVAAGVLSAGHARALLGLPDGGAMERLAQRIVAEGLSVRATEEIVTLGDDPTQPEMRRRPRAGEHSEALDNLASRLSDRLDTKVKVNLGQRKGRINIEFASVQDLNRILNALTPDDPGVLQPTAD; translated from the coding sequence ATGAGCGAGCGTCGACGAGGGCTTGGCCGAGGGCTCGGAGCGCTGATCCCGACCGCACCCCCCTCGGGCAGCGGCGGCCCAGGCCGCCCGGTCGATGTGTTCTTCCCGGACTCCCGCGGCGCGGCCACGGCCGTTGCGACGCCACCCGAGCCCGTTGTGGATCCGACGACGAGTCCGCAGTCCCCGGCGGCCCCGAGCCCGAACGACCCACCCGTCGCGTCGGTCTCCGACTCGGTCGACTCCGAGGCCGCCGGGTCCGCATCGGAGCTCGAGTCCTCCCTCGGCACGGACGAACGCCCGGTGGACTCGTCCGAGCCGGTCACAGGCCCGGTGGGCAAGACCTCAGAAGGAGCTGACCGGGCCACCGAGGCCCCGGCGCCCCAACCTGCCTTCGATGATGGTGACCTGCAGCCGGTCCCCGGGGCGAGGTTCGCCGAACTCCCGCTGGATGCGATCCGGCCGAACGCGAGTCAGCCCCGTCAGGTGTTCGATGAGGACGAGCTCGAGGAACTCTCGGGCTCCATCCGTGAGGTCGGCGTCCTGCAGCCGGTCGTCGTGCGCCCCTCGGGCTACGACGTCGAAGGGCGCCCCACCTACGAGCTCATCATGGGTGAGCGCCGGTGGCGCGCATCCCGGCTCGCCGGCAATGACACGGTTCCCGCCATCATCCGGGACACCGCCCAGGACGACATGCTCCGGGATGCGCTCCTGGAGAACCTGCACCGGGCACAACTGAACCCGCTGGAGGAGGCGGCCGCGTACCAGCAGCTCCTGGACGACTTCGGCTGCACGCACGATCAGCTGGCAACCAAGATTGCCCGGTCGCGGCCGCAGATCTCCAACACCCTTCGGCTGCTCAAGCTGCCGCCGCTGGTGCAGCGACGGGTCGCGGCCGGGGTCCTGTCCGCGGGCCATGCTCGCGCCCTGCTCGGGCTGCCCGACGGTGGTGCGATGGAGCGGCTCGCGCAACGGATCGTGGCCGAAGGGCTAAGTGTCCGGGCGACCGAGGAGATCGTCACGCTCGGCGACGATCCGACTCAACCGGAGATGCGCCGTCGACCGCGGGCGGGCGAGCACAGCGAGGCCCTCGACAACCTCGCGAGCCGGCTCTCGGACCGGCTGGACACGAAGGTCAAGGTGAACCTCGGTCAGCGTAAAGGCCGGATCAATATCGAGTTTGCAAGCGTTCAAGACCTCAATCGCATCCTGAACGCGCTCACCCCCGACGATCCGGGCGTCCTCCAGCCGACTGCAGACTGA
- a CDS encoding ParA family protein: MSAIPVMDETTPLAAELALDARRRIELAGRRFPPPWQTRVFTVANQKGGVGKTTTTVNLAAALAKAGLKVLVIDNDPQGNASTALGIEHHSGIPSTYDVLINDVPISEVIQESEAIPGLYCVPATIDLSGAEIELVSVVARENRLRNALATYLKERSRKGQPRIDYVFVDCPPSLGLLTVNAFVTAREVLIPIQCEYYALEGLSQLLNNINLIRAHLNPALHVSTILLTMFDGRTNLAHQVAEEVREHFPDQTLHTSIPRSVRISEAPSYGQTVLTYDAGSSGALAYLEAAREIAKRGALPPEQPLGQASGEASTAEPSVDQGAGEASTEAPEVEGANR, encoded by the coding sequence ATGTCGGCAATTCCGGTCATGGACGAGACGACTCCTCTCGCGGCCGAGCTTGCGCTTGACGCACGCCGGCGGATCGAACTGGCAGGCCGGAGGTTCCCTCCGCCGTGGCAGACCCGAGTCTTCACCGTGGCGAACCAGAAGGGTGGCGTCGGGAAGACCACGACGACCGTGAACCTGGCCGCGGCGCTCGCGAAGGCCGGCCTGAAGGTGCTCGTTATTGATAATGATCCTCAAGGAAACGCGTCCACGGCGCTTGGAATCGAACACCACAGCGGTATCCCCTCGACGTACGACGTCCTCATCAACGACGTGCCGATCTCCGAGGTCATTCAGGAGAGCGAGGCGATCCCGGGCCTGTACTGCGTCCCGGCTACGATCGACCTCTCCGGTGCGGAGATCGAACTGGTCTCGGTCGTGGCGAGGGAGAACCGCCTCCGCAACGCGCTGGCCACTTATCTCAAGGAACGGTCACGAAAGGGTCAACCACGGATCGACTACGTCTTTGTGGATTGCCCGCCCAGCCTCGGATTGCTCACCGTCAACGCGTTCGTCACGGCACGCGAGGTGTTGATCCCGATCCAGTGCGAGTACTACGCACTGGAGGGCCTCAGCCAACTCCTGAACAACATCAACCTCATTCGGGCCCACCTGAACCCCGCACTGCACGTGTCCACGATCCTGTTGACGATGTTCGACGGTCGCACGAACCTGGCCCACCAGGTGGCCGAAGAGGTCCGCGAGCACTTCCCGGACCAGACCCTCCACACCTCCATCCCGCGGTCGGTCCGCATCTCGGAGGCGCCCAGCTACGGGCAGACCGTCCTGACCTATGACGCGGGCTCCTCCGGTGCGCTCGCCTACCTCGAGGCAGCTCGGGAGATCGCGAAGCGAGGGGCGCTGCCCCCGGAGCAGCCTCTTGGTCAGGCGTCCGGCGAGGCGTCCACCGCGGAACCGTCCGTGGACCAGGGAGCCGGCGAAGCGTCCACCGAGGCGCCCGAGGTAGAAGGAGCGAACCGATGA